One stretch of Miscanthus floridulus cultivar M001 chromosome 18, ASM1932011v1, whole genome shotgun sequence DNA includes these proteins:
- the LOC136521649 gene encoding uncharacterized protein codes for MAAVAAPPSESEQAAAREPKPKPTPTPPPSCPRATLDPQLLMAARRGDSKLLKDLLELKDDDVVEVEQATRNAAATSVAAVAEQVSIDVEVDRHSGAPPPPAAALASASPWSLLVPVVLDEDEMTTIEGDSLLHVVAACGDGEDFIDCAKMIVRDYYGHKGRGGAAAMRLALEAPNNKGGTPLHCAARAGNVNMMSCLVDLLTEATAADEAAVKKFLRRKNRCGETALHQAVRAASKAAIDKLLSVDPDLACSSSRAREEDAGAGAGAACSPFFLAVSLWGEHDEMNIARHLFVKTRRSIRSELSYYCSGPDGRNVLHAAVSRASVKTVVLLSQLLTGAAAASASVEMETAPGLLLLSQLASMRDKENGSTPLHLAASLDGLPSSLLIFPPQVLPPPPGTTPLWPLGTDAASVSVHKVVARLVLGGSRYSQILPLMLSLVLNANVAMAYQPDNTGLYPIHVAAGSGSLCVVEMLLKWCPDCATLRDAKGRTLLHVAAEEGRYNVVRYVCRQSQSQKQRQSRRARPGSAAAAAAARLAGLLSSILNAQDMNGDTPLHRAVHAAQFPVVLHLIGNQQVHLDVPNNVGMRPIDVSWTTLPLDAYYAWDLRLWIRRSLLPLGAPYGENNRGDLFRKKCVLSNQDEEKKMSENLTAAAQVLALFSVLITTVTFASAFTLPGGSRSAGDGTGGGGAGTPVLGGPRRSYAFDAFILADALAFGLSLFATSILLYAGVPAASLQGRFYLINFAYGLMWHSGRSLLAAFGLGLFVVLLPVARSIAIAVAVLMIYLAALILKECEGIISLGDIPVIGIGRSRQLSPRDRVLGWILFVFNHFWSYVIIFGFPAIRRWPRFTLSPY; via the exons ATGGCCGCGGTGGCAGCCCCCCCTAGCGAAAGCGAGCAGGCGGCTGCTCgtgagccaaagccaaagccaacaCCAACCCCCCCACCTTCCTGCCCGCGGGCCACACTCGATCCGCAGCTGCTCATGGCTGCTCGCCGTGGTGACAGCAAGCTTCTCAAGGATCTGCTCGAGCTCAAGGACGACGACGTCGTCGAGGTCGAGCAAGCCACACGGAATGCCGCGGCCACATCTGTAGCGGCGGTGGCAGAACAAGTCTCTATAGATGTGGAAGTTGATCGTCATTcgggcgcgccgccgccgccagcagcaGCATTGGCATCCGCCTCCCCATGGTCCCTACTAGTCCCGGTAGTccttgatgaggatgagatgacGACCATAGAGGGGGACTCCCTGCTGCACGTGGTTGCAGCATGCGGCGACGGCGAGGACTTCATCGACTGCGCCAAGATGATCGTCCGCGACTACTACGGGCACAAAGGCCGCGGCGGTGCTGCTGCGATGCGCCTAGCACTGGAAGCGCCTAACAACAAGGGCGGCACGCCCCTGCACTGCGCTGCCCGTGCTGGGAACGTCAACATGATGTCTTGCCTCGTCGATCTGCTGACCGAAGCCACCGCCGCCGACGAGGCGGCGGTGAAGAAGTTCCTGAGAAGGAAGAATAGGTGTGGGGAGACCGCGCTGCACCAGGCGGTCCGCGCCGCCAGCAAGGCCGCCATCGACAAATTACTTTCCGTGGATCCGGATCTGGCGTGCAGCAGTAGCCGGGCCCGGGAGGAggatgctggtgctggtgctggtgctgcttgCTCCCCGTTCTTCCTGGCCGTTTCATTATGGGGTGAGCATGATGAAATGAATATCGCACGCCATCTCTTCGTTAAAACAAGGCGTAGCATCAGAAGCGAGCTATCCTACTACTGCTCCGGACCAGATGGACGGAACGTCTTGCACGCGGCTGTTTCACGTGCTAGCGTGAAAACAGTTGTTCTCCTCTCGCAGCTGCTGACGGGTGCTGCTGCTGCCAGCGCCAGCGTGGAAATGGAAACAGCACCTGGTCTGCTGCTACTCTCGCAGCTGGCCAGCATGAGGGACAAGGAGAACGGGAGCACACCTCTTCACTTGGCTGCATCCCTGGATGGCTTGCCGTCGTCACTGCTAATTTTTCCTCCCCAAGTTCTGCCGCCACCGCCAGGGACCACACCGCTTTGGCCATTGGGCACGGATGCAGCAAGCGTGAGTGTCCACAAGGTGGTGGCTCGGCTAGTTTTAGGCGGGAGCCGCTACTCGCAGATACTCCCGCTTATGCTATCCCTCGTGCTGAATGCTAACGTGGCCATGGCATATCAGCCGGACAATACAGGTCTGTACCCTATACACGTCGCTGCAGGGAGTGGCAGCCTCTGCGTCGTGGAGATGCTGCTGAAGTGGTGCCCGGACTGCGCCACCCTGCGGGATGCCAAGGGAAGGACGCTCCTCCACGTCGCTGCAGAGGAGGGTCGCTACAACGTGGTCAGATATGTGTGCCGCCAGAGCCAGAGCCAGAAGCAGAGGCAGAGCCGCCGTGCCCGTCCGGGTTCagctgctgcagctgcagctgcaaggCTAGCAGGTCTCTTGTCCTCGATCCTGAATGCTCAGGACATGAACGGGGACACTCCACTGCACCGCGCTGTCCATGCTGCCCAGTTTCCAGTCGTCCTACACCTTATTGGGAACCAGCAGGTGCACTTGGATGTACCCAATAATGTGGGCATGAGGCCTATTGATGTTTCATGGACCACCCTGCCACTAGATGCCTATTACGCATGG GATCTAAGATTATGGATACGAAGATCACTGTTACCATTAGGAGCTCCCTATGGTGAAAATAATCGGGGCGACCTGTTCCGCAAAAAATGCGTCCTCTCCAACCAAGACGAGGAGAAGAAGATGTCGGAGAATCTAACAGCTGCAGCACAAGTTCTAGCCCTTTTCTCCGTTCTCATTACAACCGTGACATTTGCATCAGCTTTTACGTTGCCCGGAGGCAGCCGATCAGCCGGCGACGGCACTGGTGGTGGTGGCGCCGGCACACCGGTGCTTGGCGGGCCCCGGAGGAGCTACGCTTTTGATGCGTTTATCCTCGCCGACGCCCTGGCGTTTGGCCTCTCTCTCTTCGCTACCTCCATCCTGCTCTATGCCGGGGTGCCTGCTGCGAGCCTACAGGGACGCTTCTATCTCATTAATTTTGCATACGGCTTGATGTGGCATTCTGGAAGGAGCCTGCTGGCTGCGTTTGGCCTGGGGCTCTTCGTGGTCCTGCTTCCAGTTGCCCGCTCCATTGCAATTGCGGTCGCTGTCTTGATGATTTATCTTGCAGCTTTGATCCTTAAGGAATGCGAAGGCATCATTTCTCTGGGTGACATTCCTGTGATTGGAATTGGCAGAAGTCGACAACTTTCACCACGCGACCGAGTGTTAGGCTGGATTCTTTTTGTCTTCAACCACTTCTGGTCCTACGTAATAATCTTTGGCTTCCCAGCAATTCGAAGGTGGCCAAGGTTTACCTTAAGTCCTTATTAA